In the Amblyraja radiata isolate CabotCenter1 chromosome 13, sAmbRad1.1.pri, whole genome shotgun sequence genome, one interval contains:
- the LOC116980168 gene encoding C-C motif chemokine 20-like — protein MKQINCRILPLAMFIGLLMLSTMEKFPFADAQSPIDCCLSYTSKPLPSKLIRGYVRQFSNELCSIDAVIFYTRKRLSICANPKDKWVKNVIGVFLKKEMKQK, from the exons ATGAAGCAAATCAACTGTAGGATTCTGCCCCTGGCAATGTTCATAGGACTGCTGATGCTGAGCACCATGGAAAAGTTCCCATTTGCAG ATGCTCAATCTCCAATTGACTGTTGTCTTTCATATACCTCAAAACCTTTACCTTCGAAACTAATTAGAGGCTACGTGAGACAGTTTTCAAATGAACTCTGCAGCATTGATGCAGTCAT ATTTTACACAAGGAAACGCTTAAGTATCTGTGCAAACCCTAAAGATAAGTGGGTGAAAAATGTAATCGGAGTTTTTCTGAA gaaagaAATGAAACAGAAATGA